One genomic segment of Drosophila melanogaster chromosome 3R includes these proteins:
- the CG14693 gene encoding uncharacterized protein, isoform C has protein sequence MQRRTKNTADTKRIQSLKALFKKVVRLMSLNDPWRENEDDPRITSNVMKNLSARVRTKSKSGFLTAADKSLIRTPHVIRTIPERMKLCKLFAKLTCLAGFSPKIRARLVPVVRLMPVDAGRIIIRQSDAPITVFFVLTGEVHMIKNEKNQKGEGVVMGFLGAGDMMGDVELLEGIKRTHTFRAATYCELLVLFDYDFAPILGAYMTKIWEEKKRALKALDYFDFLDDDQIVEACRYGRLKQFDPLDTIFCEDIGSMTNVHFVLSGECLILQCLNIKVTMKRGKKVYDLLPASEGDVSKMFRKAVRSTFSSQSTNEDQSKIDILDLVASTSSSSTGDAQKSALNRKTPTFESHFIDVGTITFGGIFGLGEKMENRVIMARSTVQCLILPRFFLLEKKQNPGNVWERRLLYVGVMVPSREALFAHYRKACDWKKFKNDLISETLKPSDNDITHIEDVPIICRIVESPEDLN, from the exons ATGCAACGGCGTACAAAGAACACTGCAGATACTAAGAGAATTCAATCGCTTAAGGCCTTGTTTAAAAAAGTGGTTCGCCTGATGAGCCTAAATGATCCCTGGCGAGAAAACGAAGATGATCCACGAATAACTTCAAACGTCATGAAGAATTTATCTGCCAGAGTGCGCACAAAATCCAAATCGGGATTCCTAACTGCAGCG GATAAATCTTTGATTCGAACGCCGCACGTGATTCGAACAATTCCGGAAAGAATGAAATTATGTAAACTGTTTGCTAAGTTGACATGCTTGGCAGGCTTCAGTCCA AAAATTCGAGCTCGACTAGTTCCTGTGGTCCGTTTGATGCCCGTGGATGCTGGTCGCATTATCATAAGGCAATCGGATGCTCCTATAACCGTGTTTTTTGTACTAACAGGTGAAGTACATAtgattaaaaacgaaaaaaaccaG AAGGGAGAAGGAGTGGTCATGGGCTTCCTTGGTGCTGGAGATATGATGGGTGATGTGGAGCTCTTAGAGGGTATCAAGCGAACTCACACCTTCAGAGCAGCAA CCTACTGCGAACTGCTCGTCCTGTTCGACTATGATTTTGCACCGATTCTTGGGGCCTACATGACCAAGATTTGGGAGGAGAAGAAGCGGGCCCTCAAGGCACTGGACTACTTTGACTTTCTCGATGACGATCAG ATCGTGGAAGCTTGCCGATATGGGAGGCTGAAGCAATTCGATCCACTGGATACCATATTCTGTGAGGATATAGGATCCATGACCAATGTCCACTTCGTGCTCAGTGGAGAATGTCTGATACTCCAGTGTCTGAATATAAAG GTTACTATGAAAAGGGGTAAAAAGGTATATGATCTTTTGCCGGCGTCGGAAGGCGATGTGTCCAAAATGTTTAGAAAAGCCGTGAGATCAACATTTTCCTCGCAAAGTACCAACGAAGATCAGTCAAAAATAGATATTCTTGATCTTGTGGCAAGTACGAGTTCCAGTTCCACGGGAGATGCGCAAAAAAGTGCTCTCAACCGCAAG ACACCCACATTTGAAAGCCATTTCATCGATGTGGGTACCATAACATTTGGAGGCATTTTCGGCTTGGGcgagaaaatggaaaatcgcGTGATAATGGCAAGGAGCACGGTTCAATGCCTGATACTTCCCAGATTTTTCCTGCtggaaaagaaacaaaatccCGGCAATGTTTGGGAGCGCAGACTGTTGTATGTGGGCGTCATGGTTCCATCCAGGGAAGCCCTTTTTGCCCACTATCGTAAAGCTTGCGACTggaagaaattcaaaaacgaCCTAATTTCCGAGACCTTGAAGCCCTCCGATAATGACATCACACACATCGAAGACGTTCCCATAATTTGCAGAATTGTAGAATCACCAGAGGATCTCAATTAG
- the CG14693 gene encoding uncharacterized protein, isoform E, giving the protein MQRRTKNTADTKRIQSLKALFKKVVRLMSLNDPWRENEDDPRITSNVMKNLSARVRTKSKSGFLTAADKSLIRTPHVIRTIPERMKLCKLFAKLTCLAGFSPKIRARLVPVVRLMPVDAGRIIIRQSDAPITVFFVLTGEVHMIKNEKNQKGEGVVMGFLGAGDMMGDVELLEGIKRTHTFRAATYCELLVLFDYDFAPILGAYMTKIWEEKKRALKALDYFDFLDDDQIVEACRYGRLKQFDPLDTIFCEDIGSMTNVHFVLSGECLILQCLNIKVTMKRGKKVYDLLPASEGDVSKMFRKAVRSTFSSQSTNEDQSKIDILDLVASTSSSSTGDAQKSALNRKMRKMDLRDIEKRCGMIKSPPQKSRFTWRRSIRKSTMSVFSHSENRLISEDVFEDFWEMYENESDIESYSSGSDYTDVEFKQSFRFGPALNNTAELDYDGSSIFSSSLSSFSSSSGSCTPTFESHFIDVGTITFGGIFGLGEKMENRVIMARSTVQCLILPRFFLLEKKQNPGNVWERRLLYVGVMVPSREALFAHYRKACDWKKFKNDLISETLKPSDNDITHIEDVPIICRIVESPEDLN; this is encoded by the exons ATGCAACGGCGTACAAAGAACACTGCAGATACTAAGAGAATTCAATCGCTTAAGGCCTTGTTTAAAAAAGTGGTTCGCCTGATGAGCCTAAATGATCCCTGGCGAGAAAACGAAGATGATCCACGAATAACTTCAAACGTCATGAAGAATTTATCTGCCAGAGTGCGCACAAAATCCAAATCGGGATTCCTAACTGCAGCG GATAAATCTTTGATTCGAACGCCGCACGTGATTCGAACAATTCCGGAAAGAATGAAATTATGTAAACTGTTTGCTAAGTTGACATGCTTGGCAGGCTTCAGTCCA AAAATTCGAGCTCGACTAGTTCCTGTGGTCCGTTTGATGCCCGTGGATGCTGGTCGCATTATCATAAGGCAATCGGATGCTCCTATAACCGTGTTTTTTGTACTAACAGGTGAAGTACATAtgattaaaaacgaaaaaaaccaG AAGGGAGAAGGAGTGGTCATGGGCTTCCTTGGTGCTGGAGATATGATGGGTGATGTGGAGCTCTTAGAGGGTATCAAGCGAACTCACACCTTCAGAGCAGCAA CCTACTGCGAACTGCTCGTCCTGTTCGACTATGATTTTGCACCGATTCTTGGGGCCTACATGACCAAGATTTGGGAGGAGAAGAAGCGGGCCCTCAAGGCACTGGACTACTTTGACTTTCTCGATGACGATCAG ATCGTGGAAGCTTGCCGATATGGGAGGCTGAAGCAATTCGATCCACTGGATACCATATTCTGTGAGGATATAGGATCCATGACCAATGTCCACTTCGTGCTCAGTGGAGAATGTCTGATACTCCAGTGTCTGAATATAAAG GTTACTATGAAAAGGGGTAAAAAGGTATATGATCTTTTGCCGGCGTCGGAAGGCGATGTGTCCAAAATGTTTAGAAAAGCCGTGAGATCAACATTTTCCTCGCAAAGTACCAACGAAGATCAGTCAAAAATAGATATTCTTGATCTTGTGGCAAGTACGAGTTCCAGTTCCACGGGAGATGCGCAAAAAAGTGCTCTCAACCGCAAG ATGCGAAAAATGGATCTAAGAGATATAGAAAAAAGATGCGGCATGATCAAATCGCCGCCACAGAAATCGCGTTTCACTTGGCGCCGCTCGATTCGAAAGTCAACGATGTCCGTATTTTCTCACAGTGAAAATAGGTTGATCAGTGAAGATGTATTTGAGGATTTTTGGGAAATGTATGAGAATGAAAGTGATATCGAATCATACTCATCGGGCTCAGACTACACTGACGTGGAGTTTAAGCAATCCTTTCGTTTTGGTCCTGCTTTGAATAATACTGCGGAATTGGATTACGATGGGAGTTCTATTTTTTCGTCATCCCTATCTAGTTTTTCCTCGAGCAGTGGTTCATGC ACACCCACATTTGAAAGCCATTTCATCGATGTGGGTACCATAACATTTGGAGGCATTTTCGGCTTGGGcgagaaaatggaaaatcgcGTGATAATGGCAAGGAGCACGGTTCAATGCCTGATACTTCCCAGATTTTTCCTGCtggaaaagaaacaaaatccCGGCAATGTTTGGGAGCGCAGACTGTTGTATGTGGGCGTCATGGTTCCATCCAGGGAAGCCCTTTTTGCCCACTATCGTAAAGCTTGCGACTggaagaaattcaaaaacgaCCTAATTTCCGAGACCTTGAAGCCCTCCGATAATGACATCACACACATCGAAGACGTTCCCATAATTTGCAGAATTGTAGAATCACCAGAGGATCTCAATTAG
- the CG14693 gene encoding uncharacterized protein, isoform B, whose amino-acid sequence MTKIWEEKKRALKALDYFDFLDDDQIVEACRYGRLKQFDPLDTIFCEDIGSMTNVHFVLSGECLILQCLNIKVTMKRGKKVYDLLPASEGDVSKMFRKAVRSTFSSQSTNEDQSKIDILDLVASTSSSSTGDAQKSALNRKTPTFESHFIDVGTITFGGIFGLGEKMENRVIMARSTVQCLILPRFFLLEKKQNPGNVWERRLLYVGVMVPSREALFAHYRKACDWKKFKNDLISETLKPSDNDITHIEDVPIICRIVESPEDLN is encoded by the exons ATGACCAAGATTTGGGAGGAGAAGAAGCGGGCCCTCAAGGCACTGGACTACTTTGACTTTCTCGATGACGATCAG ATCGTGGAAGCTTGCCGATATGGGAGGCTGAAGCAATTCGATCCACTGGATACCATATTCTGTGAGGATATAGGATCCATGACCAATGTCCACTTCGTGCTCAGTGGAGAATGTCTGATACTCCAGTGTCTGAATATAAAG GTTACTATGAAAAGGGGTAAAAAGGTATATGATCTTTTGCCGGCGTCGGAAGGCGATGTGTCCAAAATGTTTAGAAAAGCCGTGAGATCAACATTTTCCTCGCAAAGTACCAACGAAGATCAGTCAAAAATAGATATTCTTGATCTTGTGGCAAGTACGAGTTCCAGTTCCACGGGAGATGCGCAAAAAAGTGCTCTCAACCGCAAG ACACCCACATTTGAAAGCCATTTCATCGATGTGGGTACCATAACATTTGGAGGCATTTTCGGCTTGGGcgagaaaatggaaaatcgcGTGATAATGGCAAGGAGCACGGTTCAATGCCTGATACTTCCCAGATTTTTCCTGCtggaaaagaaacaaaatccCGGCAATGTTTGGGAGCGCAGACTGTTGTATGTGGGCGTCATGGTTCCATCCAGGGAAGCCCTTTTTGCCCACTATCGTAAAGCTTGCGACTggaagaaattcaaaaacgaCCTAATTTCCGAGACCTTGAAGCCCTCCGATAATGACATCACACACATCGAAGACGTTCCCATAATTTGCAGAATTGTAGAATCACCAGAGGATCTCAATTAG
- the CG14693 gene encoding uncharacterized protein, isoform F, producing the protein MQRRTKNTADTKRIQSLKALFKKVVRLMSLNDPWRENEDDPRITSNVMKNLSARVRTKSKSGFLTAADKSLIRTPHVIRTIPERMKLCKLFAKLTCLAGFSPKIRARLVPVVRLMPVDAGRIIIRQSDAPITVFFVLTGEVHMIKNEKNQKGEGVVMGFLGAGDMMGDVELLEGIKRTHTFRAATPAVLGPSSMDFMCPDSMGVANSPVRQQLLNDSLCSLLRTARPVRL; encoded by the exons ATGCAACGGCGTACAAAGAACACTGCAGATACTAAGAGAATTCAATCGCTTAAGGCCTTGTTTAAAAAAGTGGTTCGCCTGATGAGCCTAAATGATCCCTGGCGAGAAAACGAAGATGATCCACGAATAACTTCAAACGTCATGAAGAATTTATCTGCCAGAGTGCGCACAAAATCCAAATCGGGATTCCTAACTGCAGCG GATAAATCTTTGATTCGAACGCCGCACGTGATTCGAACAATTCCGGAAAGAATGAAATTATGTAAACTGTTTGCTAAGTTGACATGCTTGGCAGGCTTCAGTCCA AAAATTCGAGCTCGACTAGTTCCTGTGGTCCGTTTGATGCCCGTGGATGCTGGTCGCATTATCATAAGGCAATCGGATGCTCCTATAACCGTGTTTTTTGTACTAACAGGTGAAGTACATAtgattaaaaacgaaaaaaaccaG AAGGGAGAAGGAGTGGTCATGGGCTTCCTTGGTGCTGGAGATATGATGGGTGATGTGGAGCTCTTAGAGGGTATCAAGCGAACTCACACCTTCAGAGCAGCAA caccagcagtACTTGGCCCCAGCTCCATGGATTTCATGTGCCCCGATTCGATGGGAGTCGCCAATTCGCCAGTTCGCCAGCAACTATTGAACGATTCACTTTGCAGCCTACTGCGAACTGCTCGTCCTGTTCGACTATGA
- the CG14693 gene encoding uncharacterized protein, isoform D: MQRRTKNTADTKRIQSLKALFKKVVRLMSLNDPWRENEDDPRITSNVMKNLSARVRTKSKSGFLTAADKSLIRTPHVIRTIPERMKLCKLFAKLTCLAGFSPKIRARLVPVVRLMPVDAGRIIIRQSDAPITVFFVLTGEVHMIKNEKNQKGEGVVMGFLGAGDMMGDVELLEGIKRTHTFRAAKLAPA, translated from the exons ATGCAACGGCGTACAAAGAACACTGCAGATACTAAGAGAATTCAATCGCTTAAGGCCTTGTTTAAAAAAGTGGTTCGCCTGATGAGCCTAAATGATCCCTGGCGAGAAAACGAAGATGATCCACGAATAACTTCAAACGTCATGAAGAATTTATCTGCCAGAGTGCGCACAAAATCCAAATCGGGATTCCTAACTGCAGCG GATAAATCTTTGATTCGAACGCCGCACGTGATTCGAACAATTCCGGAAAGAATGAAATTATGTAAACTGTTTGCTAAGTTGACATGCTTGGCAGGCTTCAGTCCA AAAATTCGAGCTCGACTAGTTCCTGTGGTCCGTTTGATGCCCGTGGATGCTGGTCGCATTATCATAAGGCAATCGGATGCTCCTATAACCGTGTTTTTTGTACTAACAGGTGAAGTACATAtgattaaaaacgaaaaaaaccaG AAGGGAGAAGGAGTGGTCATGGGCTTCCTTGGTGCTGGAGATATGATGGGTGATGTGGAGCTCTTAGAGGGTATCAAGCGAACTCACACCTTCAGAGCAGCAA AGCTAGCACCAGCATAG
- the TTLL15 gene encoding tubulin tyrosine ligase-like 15, with translation MDASVVENAPNQKEVDGKMATTEESEKPSNSIGLLPIMIFLAATVATAVVVEVLPHASRVFPWKLADSSADQLQPPPTYAIFGRSPTEEHLVHVVNVLHKFGYKRVGVNDSWNLLWAHDYPFLSFANLKNLGQHQVVNHYPGCGYLTNKVDLCTTQLPFLPRAFRLPAEREEFLDYARENPQALFVQKHNEHRHIKVRAPADIAFGSNDSFVQEFVQRPYLVDGHKFDIGVYVVITSVNPLRVYIYTGDVLFRYCPVKYHPFDAENVDKYIVGDDYLPTWEVPSLRKYYNRFGGSMRTVFEAYVRDQGKDPAQIWPQVEHIVRTTIAAKEKDIVNILRSYRTHNFFDLMRFDLFIDEDLKVFLMEANMSPNLSSAHFKPNSLLYEQVLYSVFNLVGIRPLTSTSGALLGESSEMITTDKNLSTDLNKCAAHDCDKSCNKEECDLCLQCLSGSEYKMLQQAHQEHLHRVDMKRIFPKPIRDPMRFDVMAETANMSKKNAWMTRWFHNKCQFDAVWCN, from the exons ATGGATGCCAGTGTAGTGGAGAATGCTCCTAATCAAAAGGAGGTAGATGGCAAA ATGGCTACAACGGAGGAGTCCGAAAAGCCATCGAACAGCATTGGACTGCTGCCCATTATGATATTTCTGGCGGCGACAGTGGCCACGGCCGTGGTGGTGGAGGTGCTGCCCCATGCCAGCAGAGTCTTCCCCTGGAAGTTAGCAGATTCTTCAGCGGATCAGCTGCAGCCACCGCCCACATATGCGATCTTTGGTCGCAGTCCCACGGAGGAGCACCTGGTGCATGTGGTCAATGTGCTGCACAAGTTTGGCTATAAAAGAGTGGGAGTTAACGATAGCTGGAATCTCTTGTGGGCCCACGACTATCCATTTCTTTCGTTCGCCAATCTCAAGAATCTCGGACAGCATCAGGTGGTGAACCATTACCCAGGCTGCGGTTACCTAACTAACAAGGTGGACCTATGCACCACCCAGTTGCCCTTTCTACCGCGTGCCTTTCGATTGCCAGCGGAACGGGAGGAGTTCCTGGACTACGCCAGGGAGAATCCCCAGGCACTGTTCGTCCAGAAGCACAACGAGCATCGGCACATTAAGGTGCGCGCTCCCGCTGACATTGCCTTCGGATCGAACGACTCCTTTGTCCAGGAATTCGTGCAGCGACCCTATCTGGTGGATGGCCACAAGTTCGACATCGGCGTCTATGTAGTCATTACCTCGGTTAATCCTTTGCGAGTCTACATCTACACGGGCGACGTTCTGTTCCGGTATTGCCCGGTGAAATACCATCCCTTCGATGCCGAGAATGTGGACAAGTACATTGTGGGGGATGACTATTTACCCACCTGGGAGGTTCCTTCGCTGCGCAAGTACTACAATCGCTTTGGCGGCAGCATGCGCACCGTTTTTGAAGCCTATGTCCGAGATCAGGGCAAGGATCCCGCCCAGATTTGGCCTCAAGTGGAGCACATAGTACGCACCACGATTGCGGCCAAGGAGAAGGACATCGTTAACATACTGCGATCCTACAGGACTCACAACTTTTTCGATCTGATGCGATTCGATTTGTTTATTGACGAGGATCTGAAAGTTTTTCTCATGGAGGCCAACATGTCTCCCAATCTTTCTTCTGCCCATTTCAAGCCCAACTCGCTGTTGTACGAGCAAGTTCTATACAGCGTGTTTAATTTGGTTGGCATAAGGCCACTTACATCAACAAGTGGCGCATT GCTCGGCGAAAGCAGCGAGATGATCACAACCGATAAAAACCTGTCCACCGACTTGAATAAATGCGCTGCACACGATTGCGACAAGTCCTGCAACAAGGAGGAGTGCGATCTTTGCCTGCAATGCCTCAGTGGCTCGGAGTACAAGATGCTGCAACAGGCTCATCAGGAGCATCTGCATCGCGTGGACATGAAGCGCATTTTCCCTAAGCCCATT CGCGATCCAATGAGATTCGATGTTATGGCGGAAACTGCAAACATGTCAAAGAAAAACGCATGGATGACCCGCTGGTTCCACAACAAATGCCAATTTGATGCTGTCTGGTGCAATTAG